One Pirellulales bacterium genomic window, CCCTTGCTCAATGTGCCGATGTGAACATCCACGCGCTTGCGTACCCCCGCCAGTTCTGCCGCGCCCCGTCCGCCGCTTCCCAAAACGCCGGTGGCGTGCGCCTCGTCGACCATCAGCATCGCGCCCTGCGCAGCGGCCAGTTCGGCAATGCGGGCCAGCGGCGCCAGATCGCCATCCATGCTGAACAGTCCGTCGGTGACGATCAACCGTCGCCGCGCGCCGCGATGCTCGGCCAAGAGCGCGGCCAGGTGATCGGTGTCGCCATGCCGATACACATGGATCGCCGCGCGCGAGAGTCGGCAGCCGTCGATGATGCTGGCATGGTTGAGCGCATCGCTAAAGACGGCGTCCTCGGGTCCGACCAGCGAGACAATCGCGCCCAAATTGGCCGCGAACCCGCTGGGAAAAAGCAGCGCCGCCTCGGCGCCTTCCCACTCGGCCAGCGCCTGCTCCAACTCGCGATGCGCGGCGCGATGGCCAGATACCAAGGGGCTGGCGCCGGCGCCCACTTCGCTCGCCAGCGCCGTGCGGGCAGCGTCAATCACTCGCGGATCGCTGGCCAGATTCAGGTAATCGTTCGACGCAAAGTTCAGCAGCGCCTTGCCACCAGCTTGTAGCGTCGCCCCAGCGCCGGCGCAACACGTACGTCCGCGCAGCCAGTTGGCCTCCGTCAGGCGGCGCAGTTCGCCGTCGATCCAGGCTAGCGAGTCGGCAGCGCTCATTTCGTCCGCCGCGTGGTGGTCTTGCGCTGGGCCTTGCCCGCAGTGGCGCGCGCTGGCGCCCGTTTGGTCTTCGCCGGGGGCGCGGCTGGGATCGCCGGCGCCGCGCTCTCGCTATGCGCCAGCTTCACAATCGCTGCGTACTCGCTGGCGCGGACCGGTTGCACCGATAGCCGCGAGCCGCGCCGCAATAGCTCCATCTCCGCCAGCGCCGGCTGGCCGCGCAGTTCGGCCAGCGAGATTGCGCGCGGAAAAATCTCCACCAGCTTCACGTCCACCATGTACCAGGTGGGCTGCTCGCGGTTCGACTTGGGATCAAAGTAGCGATCGCCGCGATCAAACGCGCTGTGATCCGGATATCCCTCGCGCACCACCGTGGCCGTCCCCACCACGGCGTTTGGCTCGGTGTTCGAGTGGTACAACAGCACGCGGTCGCCCGGGCGAAGCTGGTCGCGCAGGTAGTTGCGGGCCTGATAATTGCGTACCCCGTTCCAAAAAGTGGTCTGGTTCTTGCTCTTGGCCAAGTCTTGGATCGAGAATTTCCCTGGCTCGGTTTTGAGCAGCCAGCACTGGCCGGCTGGTTTTTGCTGCGGCATGGTGTGATTTCCTGTGAGTATTGCCCCTGATTTTAGGCGATGTTGAGCCAACGCATAACTCCCCAAACCAGTCTGGCGAAGCGACTTAAGTTTGCCCGGTTCAAGATTCTCGCGCCGCCAGCGAAAGAACTGCCAGCCGGCGGCAACTATCTAATGGATTACGGGACAAAACCAACTCAAATCGCGCCAGAGCTCCCGATGCGAAGCGGTTTTGTGCCTGATGAGAATACGTGATTGATGGAGACGGCGGACCACGACGGCCGAGCCGACAGCGAGCGCCCAACCATCGACTGGCCAGCCGAACTGGCTCGCCATGATCGTTGGCTGCGCACGGTGGTCGCTGCGCGCCTGCGCGAGCGGGCCGCGGTCGACGAGGTGCTGCAAGAAGTTCGCGTGGCGGCGCTGGCCCAACGCTCCCCACTGCGCGACGCCGATCGTATTGCCCCCTGGCTCTATCGGCTGGCGGTGTTGCAATCGCTGGTGTATCGCCGCGGGCGAGGTCGGTCGCGCAAGCTCGCCGCCGGGTACGCCATGCGAGCAGAGCACGCGGGGCGCGAACCGCTCGACCCGCTCGATTGGCTCATGGCCGACGAGCGACGCCAACTGGTGCGCGAGGCGCTGGCCGAATTGCCGCGTCGCGACACGGAGATTTTACTCCTCAAATATACGGAGAACTGGAGTTACCACGAAATTGCCGCCCATCTCGGCACCAGTCATAGCGCGGTCGAAGCCCGATTGCACCGCGCGCGAACTCGGCTCCGCGAACGATTGGCGGCGACCTGCGCGATTGAGACCTGACCATGAACGAATGGCGTAACGAAGAAATCGATAGCCAGCTCGAGCGCGAGCTAGACCTCTTGGTCGACGAAGAGCTAACCGACGCGCCGCGCCGTGAGCTGTTGCTCAAACTGGAGCGCACGCCCGATGGCTGGCGCCACTGCGCGCTTGCGTTCTTGGAGGCGCAGGCCTGGCGCGAAGGCGCTCGCCAGTGGCAATCGGCGCCCATTGCGACGAGCGCCTCGCTGGCGGCTAGTCGCCCGGCCCGGCATTGGCTCCGTTCCGGCGCCACCTTCGCGGCCATGGCCGCCAGCTTTCTCATGGCGTTCGCGCTCGGTTTGGCGCTACGCGGCCCGCACGGTCCCTTTGCCACGCGCAACCAGGTGGCAAAATCACCCAGCGCGGCCATTCAGCCCGCGCTGGTCGCCAACACACCGACGGGCGCAGCGCAATCGTCTGACCCAGCGGCCGAGTCGGCGGTAGCGGCAGACGAGCAACTCGCCTCGTCCGAGAACCATCCAGAAACAATCTGGCTGCCGACTGCCGCTGCGTCGGAAGATTTAACCTCCAGCGAGCTGATTCGCGAATTGGAACAGTACGGCCATGCGGTCGAGCGGCGACAAGTGCTGTGGCCGGTCGAACTCGACGATGGCCGGCGGGCGCTGGTGCCGATCGAGCGCCTCGATGTGCGTTATACGGGGCTGCACTACGAATAACCGTGGGGGGCCAACCTGGAAAGGAACTTGTCTATGAGTCTTGAACATTGGAAGCAGCAAGCGACCTGGGCCGCGATGGTGGGCGCCATTCTGCTCACCGGCGCCGCCGCGCAGGCCGAGAGCGACGACGCGAAAGAAGATCATCAGACGAAGCGGGTCCACGTCGAAACCGAAGCGGCTCACCGCTATTGGATTGGCTTGGCGGTGCGCCCCGCCGAGCCCGCGCTGCGCGCGCAACTCAAGTTGGGAGACGAGGGGCTCTTGGTCGATCGCGTCGCGCCCGAAAGTCCCGCCGACAAGGCCGACATTGAACAAGGCGACATCCTGCTCAAGGCGGGCGACAAGAGCTTGCAACAACTCGGCGACCTCGTCGAGGCGGTGGCCAATTCGGAAGGCAAGGCCATCTCGCTTTCTTTGCTGCGCGCAGGAGAGAGAAAGTCCGTCGATGTGACCCCCGCCAAGCGCGATGACGAGGACGACGACGCCGACCGGCCCATGCCCGGCGAAGGGGAAGATATCGACGTGCGGCGCTTGATTGGCCGCGCCCGTGAAATGGCGCCGCAACTCGCCGACCGTCTGGCCCGCGACTTCATCGTCATGCGGCCCGGAATGCCCATCGAGATCGAACTGCCCGCCGATATGAAGGTGACCATCGAGAAAGAAGGCGACAAGCCGGGCAAGGTGACAGTGAAACGTGGCGACAAGACCTGGGAAGTCACCGACAAGACCTTGGGCGAACTGCCCGACGAGGCGCGCGCCTTTGTCGAGGCCTACCTGGGCAAGATCCCCAGCCCGCCGCTGCCGCCGGAGCTGAAAGGCTTGTTCGAGGGGCGCGTGCCGTTGCCGCCGCCGGGGGTGATTCCGCCGCCGGAAGAAGTCGAAGAGCATCTGCGCCGCGAAGGGGCGCGGATCGAGCGCCGTCTGGGCGAAGAGGCGCTGCCGCGGCTACGCGATCTGCAAGACCGGCTCCGCGACGTGGAGCGGCGCGTCGAAGAACGCTTGCGCGACGTGGAGAAACGCGTCGAGTCGATCGACTCACAGGACCAGGACGCCGCACACGACGACAAGGCTCACGGCGATAAGCAGGACCATTCGAAGAAGGATGGCGACAACAAGGACAGTGACAACGAGCAGGAGGGCAACGCCGACAAGGCGTAATCGCCGCTACTTATTGGCAAGCTATCACACCGATTGCCGCCGCAGGCCCGCGCAGTGCTTCCCGCGCTGCTGGGCCTGTTTTCATTTGCGCGGGGCCACATGAATCGCTATCTCCAGAGTCGCGGCACGGCGGTGATGCCAAAGACGCGGCGCACCGCCCACGCGATCAGACCCAAGAGAAAGCCCAAGATCAAATACACGCCGCCCCCCAACAGAAAATACGCCGCCACGCCCCAGGCCAACGGCAAATCGAAGATCGCTTCAAAGAATGACGCGATGACGATATCGATCAACAAAAGCGAAAACGACAATACCCAGCCAAGCTCCCCGCCTGCCGACAAGATGAACGGCACAGTCATGACGCCGATGAGCGTGTGCGCCAGAAAGAGTCGAACCGCGTTCGCAATGGGTCCACGGCTCGTGATGGTCGCATAACCCAGGTACATGAAGAACCACAGGTTGAAAGCCACCGCATAGCCGATCACCAGCCAAGAGCCGATCGTCCGGGCGTCGAGCTCACTCAACGGCAGCCGCAACATCGAGCTATTTGCTCCTGCG contains:
- the bioF gene encoding 8-amino-7-oxononanoate synthase, producing the protein MSAADSLAWIDGELRRLTEANWLRGRTCCAGAGATLQAGGKALLNFASNDYLNLASDPRVIDAARTALASEVGAGASPLVSGHRAAHRELEQALAEWEGAEAALLFPSGFAANLGAIVSLVGPEDAVFSDALNHASIIDGCRLSRAAIHVYRHGDTDHLAALLAEHRGARRRLIVTDGLFSMDGDLAPLARIAELAAAQGAMLMVDEAHATGVLGSGGRGAAELAGVRKRVDVHIGTLSKGLGAAGGFVCGRRSLVELLVNRARSYIFSTAAPPAVAAAARTALEIVQAEPARREVLLARAAMLRARLVEQRWNIGASQSQIVPLLVGDEATALALSAELRARGLWVPAIRPPSVPRGQSRLRISLSYAHTPEHLERLLDELADLAGHVASGARQG
- a CDS encoding EVE domain-containing protein; this translates as MPQQKPAGQCWLLKTEPGKFSIQDLAKSKNQTTFWNGVRNYQARNYLRDQLRPGDRVLLYHSNTEPNAVVGTATVVREGYPDHSAFDRGDRYFDPKSNREQPTWYMVDVKLVEIFPRAISLAELRGQPALAEMELLRRGSRLSVQPVRASEYAAIVKLAHSESAAPAIPAAPPAKTKRAPARATAGKAQRKTTTRRTK
- a CDS encoding sigma-70 family RNA polymerase sigma factor, whose product is METADHDGRADSERPTIDWPAELARHDRWLRTVVAARLRERAAVDEVLQEVRVAALAQRSPLRDADRIAPWLYRLAVLQSLVYRRGRGRSRKLAAGYAMRAEHAGREPLDPLDWLMADERRQLVREALAELPRRDTEILLLKYTENWSYHEIAAHLGTSHSAVEARLHRARTRLRERLAATCAIET
- a CDS encoding PDZ domain-containing protein, giving the protein MSLEHWKQQATWAAMVGAILLTGAAAQAESDDAKEDHQTKRVHVETEAAHRYWIGLAVRPAEPALRAQLKLGDEGLLVDRVAPESPADKADIEQGDILLKAGDKSLQQLGDLVEAVANSEGKAISLSLLRAGERKSVDVTPAKRDDEDDDADRPMPGEGEDIDVRRLIGRAREMAPQLADRLARDFIVMRPGMPIEIELPADMKVTIEKEGDKPGKVTVKRGDKTWEVTDKTLGELPDEARAFVEAYLGKIPSPPLPPELKGLFEGRVPLPPPGVIPPPEEVEEHLRREGARIERRLGEEALPRLRDLQDRLRDVERRVEERLRDVEKRVESIDSQDQDAAHDDKAHGDKQDHSKKDGDNKDSDNEQEGNADKA